From a region of the Thermomonas sp. HDW16 genome:
- a CDS encoding acyl-CoA reductase, with the protein MITLLFSTGGNMPLAAQLASLCSLPPLPPFDARARAFVTDFARRVFGLPMLRTHPELATLAHWFRPAGQEQLARRLHAPGGEHLLARGLVFHLAPSNVDVLFAYAWLLSVLAGNRNAARLSQKPSAQRDALLSILHDMQREDLHGDVLERNLLLTYPHDDAVTTEISGHCHARIVWGGDGTVAKIRSLPLAPLALELAFPDRFGVAAMKAAAILDAGDVELAELARRFNNDVLWFGQQACSSPRTLYWIGETPIVQAARIRFWQAVRAHSGQIADEPAALMARVTDAYLMAALSPGVQADAPLGDYPLNLQSTRADVRLRELQSGHGLVVETALASLSALADLLDDRDQTLVQHGFGREDLIALLNRLGNRALDRIVPVGRALDFHPIWDGTDLLDILTRKVTLPGA; encoded by the coding sequence ATGATCACTCTCCTGTTTTCCACCGGCGGCAATATGCCGCTGGCCGCGCAATTGGCTAGCTTGTGCAGCCTGCCTCCGTTGCCGCCATTCGACGCGCGCGCGCGCGCGTTCGTAACCGATTTCGCGCGCCGCGTGTTCGGCCTGCCGATGCTGCGCACTCACCCGGAACTGGCGACGTTGGCGCATTGGTTCCGCCCGGCCGGGCAGGAGCAGTTGGCCCGCCGCCTTCATGCGCCCGGCGGCGAGCACCTGCTTGCGCGTGGGCTTGTGTTCCATCTCGCGCCGTCCAACGTAGACGTGCTGTTCGCCTACGCGTGGCTGCTGTCCGTGCTGGCCGGCAACCGCAATGCCGCCCGGCTCTCGCAGAAGCCGAGCGCGCAGCGCGACGCCCTGCTCTCGATCCTTCACGACATGCAGCGCGAGGATCTGCACGGCGACGTCCTTGAACGCAACTTGCTGCTAACCTACCCACACGACGATGCGGTGACCACCGAGATTTCCGGCCATTGCCACGCCCGCATCGTCTGGGGCGGCGACGGCACCGTCGCCAAGATCCGCTCCCTGCCGCTGGCGCCACTGGCGCTGGAGCTGGCCTTCCCCGACCGCTTCGGCGTGGCCGCAATGAAAGCGGCAGCTATCCTCGATGCCGGCGATGTCGAACTGGCGGAACTGGCAAGGCGCTTCAACAACGACGTGCTCTGGTTCGGCCAGCAGGCCTGCTCCTCGCCGCGCACGCTGTACTGGATCGGCGAAACACCCATCGTGCAGGCGGCGCGTATCCGTTTCTGGCAGGCCGTGCGCGCCCATTCCGGGCAGATCGCCGACGAACCTGCTGCGTTGATGGCGCGCGTCACCGATGCCTACCTGATGGCTGCGCTATCACCCGGCGTGCAGGCCGATGCTCCGCTGGGCGACTATCCGCTGAACCTGCAGTCGACGCGAGCCGATGTCCGTCTGCGCGAACTGCAAAGCGGCCATGGCTTGGTGGTGGAAACGGCGCTGGCCTCACTGTCGGCGCTGGCCGACCTGCTGGACGACCGCGATCAGACGCTGGTCCAACACGGCTTCGGCCGGGAAGACCTCATCGCGCTGCTGAATCGGCTCGGCAATCGCGCGCTCGATCGCATCGTGCCCGTTGGCCGCGCCCTGGACTTCCATCCCATCTGGGACGGCACCGACCTGCTGGACATCCTGACGCGCAAAGTCACACTACCCGGAGCCTGA
- a CDS encoding EamA family transporter has protein sequence MSYVFIALTILLTVYGQLVLKWQVGLHGHLLAAPLQPLHLVQLLLKPWVISAFVAAFGASLCWMAAISKLPISRAYPYMAINFFLVALMASALFHEQFDGYKIGGTLLIMLGVVVLSRSVA, from the coding sequence ATGAGCTATGTCTTCATCGCCCTGACTATCCTGCTCACCGTCTATGGCCAGCTGGTCCTGAAATGGCAGGTTGGCCTGCATGGCCATCTGCTGGCAGCACCGCTGCAGCCGTTGCATCTTGTGCAACTGCTACTCAAGCCTTGGGTGATTTCCGCCTTTGTCGCCGCCTTCGGCGCATCGCTGTGCTGGATGGCCGCGATCAGCAAACTGCCGATCAGCCGCGCCTACCCCTACATGGCGATCAATTTTTTCCTCGTCGCGCTGATGGCGTCCGCGCTCTTCCACGAGCAGTTCGACGGCTACAAGATCGGCGGCACCCTGCTCATCATGCTGGGCGTGGTCGTGCTGTCACGATCTGTCGCCTGA
- the rffA gene encoding dTDP-4-amino-4,6-dideoxygalactose transaminase has protein sequence MIPFNKPFMTGRELWLIAQAHANGHLSGDGRFTKQSHAWLEQRTGARRALLTHSCTAALEMSALLLDLKPGDEVIMPSYTFVSTANAFVLRGAVPVFVDVREDTLNLDERLVEAAITPRTRAICVVHYAGVACEMDAILDIAARHGLAIVEDAAQAIMSSYKGRPLGTIGDLGALSFHETKNIISGEGGALLCRDEQFAERSEILREKGTNRSRFFRGQVDKYTWVDVGSSFLPGEITAAFLCAQIEEADQITAHRLAIWERYHQWAERHEQAGRLRRPIIPADCKHNAHMYYMLLPDLDSRTRFIAEMKAKGVQTVFHYIPLHSAPAGLQAGRAHGDLPNTVALSERLVRLPLWIGVEEHLESIFAAADDVLS, from the coding sequence TTGATTCCGTTCAACAAGCCTTTCATGACCGGCCGCGAACTCTGGCTCATCGCCCAGGCGCACGCCAATGGCCACCTGTCCGGCGATGGCCGGTTCACCAAGCAAAGCCATGCCTGGCTGGAACAACGCACTGGCGCGCGAAGGGCACTGCTCACCCACAGTTGCACTGCGGCGCTGGAGATGTCCGCGCTGCTGCTCGACCTGAAGCCGGGCGACGAAGTCATCATGCCGTCGTACACCTTCGTCTCCACCGCCAATGCCTTCGTGTTGCGCGGCGCCGTTCCCGTGTTCGTCGACGTGCGCGAGGATACGCTGAATCTGGACGAGCGCCTGGTGGAAGCGGCGATCACTCCGCGGACACGCGCCATCTGCGTAGTCCATTACGCCGGCGTGGCCTGCGAAATGGACGCCATCCTGGATATTGCCGCCCGCCACGGGCTGGCGATCGTCGAGGACGCCGCGCAGGCAATCATGTCCAGCTACAAGGGTCGCCCACTCGGCACCATCGGCGACCTCGGCGCGCTGAGCTTCCACGAAACCAAGAACATCATCTCCGGCGAAGGTGGCGCGCTGCTCTGCCGCGACGAGCAATTCGCCGAACGCTCGGAGATCCTTCGCGAGAAAGGCACCAACCGCAGCCGCTTCTTCCGTGGGCAGGTGGACAAATACACCTGGGTGGATGTGGGATCGTCATTCCTGCCCGGCGAGATCACCGCCGCCTTCCTGTGCGCGCAGATCGAGGAAGCCGACCAGATCACCGCCCACCGCCTCGCGATCTGGGAGCGCTACCACCAGTGGGCTGAGCGGCACGAGCAGGCAGGCCGCCTGCGCCGCCCGATCATACCCGCCGACTGCAAGCACAACGCCCACATGTACTACATGTTGCTGCCCGACCTCGATTCCCGCACCCGGTTCATCGCGGAGATGAAGGCCAAGGGCGTGCAGACGGTATTCCATTACATCCCGCTGCATTCGGCGCCAGCCGGATTGCAGGCCGGCCGCGCGCACGGGGATCTGCCCAATACCGTTGCGCTCAGCGAGCGCCTAGTACGGTTGCCTTTGTGGATCGGCGTGGAAGAGCATCTCGAATCGATCTTCGCCGCAGCCGATGACGTGCTCTCGTGA
- a CDS encoding glycosyltransferase family 2 protein — MLSRLRKLLGAVYRSVCRAMGQGVSVGSIFHASARALRKGPRHFLRSILAYADGFNLHTESRTSPDSYADWLRAQPEIPVRVDAGLISVVMPVCNTPERFLREAIASVEAQTYRNWEICIHDDASDQPHVLQVLEELRARMPGMRVSRSVSRQGIAAATNAAIALARGHWITFLDHDDVLEPDALAAVVDCHQRTLAEVVYTDHDVLGEDGRLRDPYFKPDWNLDLFLSQMYLGHLVSFDAALIRRVGDLRSDCDGSQDYDLVLRCIAAGAHVAHVPKVLYHWRAHAGSTAANAHSKPYAHDAGRLALQEHVQLRHPGAHADDGAHLFCYDVRYPYADNGPLASIVIPTRDGLDLLRACVESLYAKTDYRDFEIIVVDNGSEQPETLQWLQGMSRRDGFRVIRADVPFNWSALNNLAAREARGEVFVFLNNDTEVIDGQWLQRLAENALRPDVGVCGPLLLYGDRTIQHAGVVIGMGGWADHVFKGEAPVHHQNLFVSPVLQRQVLAVTGACMAVSRDTFDALGGFDESFIVCGSDVEFCLRAHARGLAIVYVARAVMIHHESKTRDPRAIPESDFVRSAQAYSPYREDGDPFFSPNLDYMASSPRLRGASQ, encoded by the coding sequence ATGTTGTCCAGGCTGCGTAAGCTTCTTGGCGCCGTATATCGGAGTGTGTGCCGTGCGATGGGGCAGGGGGTTTCTGTCGGGAGCATTTTTCATGCGTCCGCACGCGCTCTGAGGAAGGGGCCGCGTCACTTCTTGAGGAGCATTCTGGCCTACGCGGATGGCTTCAATCTCCACACCGAATCCAGGACATCACCGGATTCCTATGCGGATTGGTTGCGAGCACAGCCAGAGATCCCGGTTCGGGTGGACGCGGGCTTGATCAGCGTGGTGATGCCGGTTTGCAATACGCCGGAGCGCTTCCTGCGCGAAGCCATTGCCAGTGTGGAGGCCCAGACTTACCGCAACTGGGAGATATGCATCCATGACGACGCTTCGGATCAACCCCATGTACTGCAGGTGCTGGAAGAACTGAGGGCGCGCATGCCGGGCATGCGCGTGTCACGCTCGGTGTCGAGGCAGGGAATCGCAGCGGCGACCAATGCCGCCATTGCGTTGGCGCGTGGACATTGGATAACGTTTCTGGATCATGACGATGTGCTGGAGCCTGATGCGCTTGCTGCCGTGGTCGACTGCCATCAGCGGACCTTGGCCGAAGTGGTCTACACGGATCACGACGTATTGGGCGAAGACGGGCGTCTGCGCGATCCGTATTTCAAGCCGGACTGGAACCTGGATCTGTTCCTGTCGCAAATGTATCTCGGTCATCTGGTGAGCTTCGACGCCGCGTTGATTCGTCGCGTGGGCGACTTACGCAGCGACTGCGATGGCTCTCAGGACTACGATCTGGTTTTGCGCTGCATCGCCGCTGGGGCGCATGTGGCCCATGTGCCGAAGGTGCTCTATCACTGGCGGGCGCATGCCGGATCCACGGCGGCCAACGCGCACTCCAAGCCCTATGCGCACGATGCTGGCCGGCTGGCGTTGCAGGAGCATGTCCAACTGCGTCATCCCGGTGCCCATGCCGACGATGGAGCGCATTTGTTCTGCTATGACGTCCGGTATCCCTACGCGGACAATGGGCCATTGGCTAGCATCGTCATCCCGACGCGCGATGGTCTTGACCTTCTCCGCGCATGCGTCGAATCCCTGTATGCCAAGACCGATTATCGGGACTTCGAGATCATCGTGGTCGACAACGGTTCGGAACAACCGGAAACGTTGCAATGGCTGCAAGGCATGTCGCGACGCGATGGCTTCCGGGTGATCCGCGCGGATGTCCCGTTCAACTGGTCCGCGTTGAACAATCTGGCTGCGCGCGAAGCGCGTGGCGAGGTGTTCGTATTCCTCAACAACGACACGGAAGTGATCGATGGCCAGTGGTTGCAACGGCTGGCCGAGAACGCTTTGCGTCCGGATGTCGGCGTATGCGGTCCTTTGCTGCTTTATGGCGATCGCACGATCCAGCATGCCGGCGTGGTGATCGGCATGGGCGGCTGGGCCGATCATGTTTTCAAGGGCGAAGCGCCGGTCCACCATCAGAATCTGTTCGTGTCGCCGGTTCTGCAGCGCCAGGTGTTGGCCGTTACCGGCGCATGCATGGCGGTGTCGCGCGATACCTTCGATGCTCTGGGCGGATTCGACGAATCGTTCATCGTCTGCGGCAGCGACGTGGAATTCTGTCTTCGTGCGCATGCGCGCGGCTTGGCCATCGTGTACGTCGCGCGGGCGGTGATGATCCACCACGAGTCGAAGACACGCGATCCGCGGGCGATTCCGGAGAGCGATTTCGTCCGCTCGGCCCAGGCGTATTCACCCTATCGCGAGGATGGCGACCCGTTCTTCAGTCCGAACTTGGACTACATGGCGTCTTCGCCGCGCTTGCGCGGAGCATCTCAATGA
- a CDS encoding ABC transporter ATP-binding protein → MNRLATKDVAIAVENITKDYIVYRNPRERLLSVIWPARARTRTFRALDDVSFELPRGETLGIVGRNGAGKSTLLQVLCGTVTPTSGRVRINGRFAALLELGAGFNPDFSGRENVFLNASLLGLSRAEVDDRLDDIRAFADIGEFFDRPVKTYSSGMYVRLAFAVAIHTDPDVLIIDEALSVGDIRFQMKCLAKIEEIRAQGATILFVSHSLEQIKRFCQTALWLEAGKVKLHGEASFVVDRFRDHELGKDLVVQSAEECRQAPVPDSIPAHLGAIELSADTLAPFDPLTVDISYTVADENVDGLLLGVAIKGMDGLHIFGPNTYLERVRIPTSRGSHRVRYHIPSMTLLTGSYRVDVGLFTDKGLVCLDYLSGVNVFTVAAPYFSEGVVYIPHEWKVHDATAP, encoded by the coding sequence ATGAACAGGCTTGCCACGAAAGATGTTGCGATTGCCGTCGAGAACATCACCAAGGATTACATCGTTTACCGCAATCCTCGCGAGCGTTTGCTGTCAGTGATATGGCCGGCTCGCGCTAGGACGCGTACTTTTCGCGCGCTAGATGATGTCAGCTTTGAGTTGCCACGTGGCGAAACCCTCGGCATCGTCGGCCGCAATGGTGCCGGTAAGTCCACATTGCTGCAGGTCTTGTGCGGCACAGTCACGCCGACCAGTGGCCGTGTCAGGATAAACGGTCGTTTCGCGGCATTGCTGGAGTTGGGGGCAGGTTTCAATCCGGACTTCAGTGGGCGCGAGAATGTTTTCCTGAATGCGTCGCTGCTTGGCTTGTCGAGGGCGGAGGTTGATGACCGCCTCGACGACATTCGTGCATTCGCCGACATTGGTGAATTCTTTGATCGCCCGGTCAAGACTTACTCAAGTGGCATGTACGTGCGCTTGGCGTTTGCGGTGGCCATTCATACCGATCCGGACGTGCTGATCATCGATGAAGCATTGTCGGTTGGTGATATCCGCTTCCAGATGAAGTGTCTGGCCAAGATCGAGGAGATCCGTGCGCAGGGCGCGACCATCCTGTTCGTGTCACATTCGTTGGAACAGATCAAGCGCTTCTGCCAGACTGCGCTGTGGCTGGAGGCGGGCAAGGTCAAGCTGCATGGCGAAGCAAGTTTCGTCGTCGACCGATTCCGCGATCATGAGCTTGGCAAGGATCTGGTGGTGCAGTCTGCTGAAGAGTGCCGACAGGCTCCGGTGCCCGACAGTATCCCAGCGCACTTGGGCGCCATCGAGCTGAGCGCGGACACGCTCGCGCCGTTCGACCCCCTCACCGTGGACATCAGTTACACCGTCGCCGACGAGAACGTGGATGGCCTGTTGTTGGGGGTGGCGATCAAAGGTATGGATGGGCTGCATATCTTCGGCCCCAACACCTATCTTGAGCGTGTTCGGATTCCTACTTCGCGGGGGTCGCATCGCGTTCGTTACCACATCCCATCGATGACCTTGTTGACCGGCTCCTATCGAGTCGATGTCGGTCTTTTCACCGACAAGGGGTTGGTCTGCCTGGATTATCTTTCAGGGGTCAACGTGTTCACCGTGGCGGCGCCATATTTCAGCGAGGGTGTGGTCTACATTCCGCACGAATGGAAAGTCCATGACGCAACCGCTCCTTGA
- a CDS encoding ABC transporter permease, with the protein MRDRANLFNLFKQLLGRELSSRYRATVLGAIWLVLQPLLMLSIYTLVFSGIFKVRWGGAETTASFALVLFAGLIVFTFFSEVLVSSPSLVSSQPNYVKKVVFPVEMLAVVRVAAAGVNAVIGLLILFVAQWVIDGAPSPWFALSLAVLSAFAPMLLGVSWGASALGVYMPDISQLAGLLASVMLFISPIFFPASAMPQGMSALVRFNPLVIPMEQLRKVTVQGVPPDAMVLVIYFAVSCLFAAVALWFFRRLSAGFSDVL; encoded by the coding sequence ATGCGCGACCGTGCGAACCTGTTCAATCTATTCAAGCAATTGCTTGGGCGCGAACTTTCATCCCGATATCGTGCCACTGTGCTGGGTGCGATTTGGTTGGTGCTCCAGCCTCTACTGATGCTATCGATTTACACGCTGGTATTTAGCGGGATATTCAAGGTGCGTTGGGGTGGTGCGGAGACCACGGCGAGCTTTGCACTTGTCCTATTTGCCGGCCTGATTGTCTTTACTTTTTTCTCGGAGGTGTTGGTATCTTCGCCATCGCTGGTGAGTTCGCAGCCGAACTACGTGAAAAAGGTCGTATTCCCTGTCGAGATGCTGGCGGTCGTCCGAGTGGCGGCCGCAGGAGTCAATGCGGTGATCGGGCTGCTCATTCTATTCGTGGCACAGTGGGTGATAGACGGGGCTCCATCGCCTTGGTTCGCATTGTCGCTGGCTGTGTTGTCGGCTTTTGCGCCGATGCTATTGGGCGTTTCCTGGGGCGCGTCGGCATTGGGCGTTTACATGCCCGACATTTCGCAACTTGCAGGGTTGCTTGCGAGCGTGATGCTCTTCATCAGTCCAATCTTCTTTCCCGCCAGTGCGATGCCCCAGGGGATGTCCGCTCTCGTCCGCTTCAACCCTCTCGTGATTCCGATGGAGCAGTTGCGCAAGGTGACGGTGCAGGGCGTCCCGCCTGATGCCATGGTCTTGGTCATCTATTTTGCTGTTTCGTGCCTTTTCGCGGCCGTCGCACTCTGGTTTTTCCGGCGCCTGTCCGCTGGTTTTTCGGACGTGTTATGA
- a CDS encoding cystathionine gamma-synthase, translating to MSDSKSHGLGTLAIHGGQVQDPTTGAVMQPIYATSTYAQSSPGVHQGFEYSRTHNPTRFAYERCVASLEGGSRGFAFASGLAATSTLLELLDSGDHIIAMDDLYGGSYRLFERVRKRSAGLDFSFVDLTDPAKFEAAITPKTKLVWIETPTNPLLKIVDIAAIATIAKKHGLLVAVDNTFASPILQRPLEQGADIVMHSATKYLNGHSDIVGGMLVVGDNAELGEQLAFLQNSVGAVQGPFDSFLALRGLKTLHLRMKAHCENAMALAEFLQTHPAIEEVIYPGLQSHPHHALAAKQMDGFGGMLSIRLKGGFEAAKRFCERLELFTLAESLGGVESLVNHPAVMTHASIPPVRRAELGIGDELVRLSVGVELFNDLQADITQALAPRNGKKQ from the coding sequence ATGAGCGACAGCAAGTCCCACGGATTGGGCACCCTGGCCATCCACGGCGGCCAGGTGCAGGATCCCACGACCGGCGCAGTGATGCAGCCGATTTACGCCACCAGCACCTATGCGCAGTCCAGCCCCGGCGTGCACCAGGGTTTCGAGTACTCGCGCACGCACAACCCCACGCGCTTCGCCTACGAGCGTTGCGTGGCTTCGCTGGAGGGCGGCAGCCGCGGCTTCGCCTTTGCGTCTGGACTGGCGGCGACTTCGACCCTGCTGGAACTGCTCGATAGCGGCGACCACATCATCGCGATGGACGACCTCTACGGCGGCAGCTACCGGCTGTTCGAGCGCGTGCGCAAGCGCAGCGCCGGACTGGATTTCAGTTTCGTCGACCTGACCGATCCGGCGAAATTCGAAGCGGCGATCACGCCGAAGACGAAGCTGGTCTGGATCGAAACGCCGACCAATCCGCTGCTGAAGATCGTCGACATCGCCGCGATCGCGACTATCGCGAAAAAACATGGCTTATTGGTGGCGGTCGACAACACCTTCGCCTCGCCGATCCTGCAGCGTCCGCTGGAACAAGGCGCCGACATCGTCATGCATTCGGCGACGAAGTACCTCAACGGCCATTCCGACATCGTTGGCGGCATGCTGGTGGTCGGCGACAACGCAGAACTCGGCGAACAACTCGCCTTCCTGCAGAACTCGGTCGGTGCGGTGCAGGGGCCGTTCGACAGTTTCCTTGCCTTGCGCGGACTGAAGACCCTGCACTTGCGAATGAAGGCGCATTGCGAAAACGCGATGGCATTGGCCGAATTCCTGCAAACGCATCCGGCGATCGAGGAAGTGATTTATCCGGGCTTGCAATCACATCCGCACCACGCATTGGCCGCGAAGCAGATGGATGGTTTCGGCGGCATGCTGTCGATTCGCCTGAAGGGTGGCTTCGAAGCAGCCAAGCGCTTCTGCGAGCGCCTGGAGCTGTTCACCCTTGCAGAATCGCTAGGCGGTGTGGAGTCGCTGGTCAATCACCCGGCCGTGATGACGCATGCGTCGATTCCGCCAGTGCGGCGGGCCGAGCTGGGCATAGGCGATGAACTGGTGAGGTTGAGCGTGGGGGTGGAGTTGTTCAATGACCTGCAGGCGGACATCACCCAGGCATTGGCTCCTCGGAATGGAAAGAAACAGTAA
- a CDS encoding pyridoxal-phosphate dependent enzyme, with protein MAIHDSILELVGDTPIIRARGLDTGPCTLYLKLESQNPGGSIKDRIGLSMIEAAERRGDIEPGDTLVEGTAGNTGIGLALVAQQKGYKLILVVPDKMSREKIFNLKAMGAQVVLTRSDVAKGHPDYYQDMAERIARETPGAYFINQFGNPDNPAAHEFGTGPELLAQLDSKLDAIVFGCGSSGTMTGLSRFLAKESPATELILADPVGSILEEYINRGTLSEKSASWMVEGIGEDFLPSISDFTRVKKAYAISDKESFLTARELLEKEGILGGSSTGTLLAAALKYCREQTTPKIVLTFVCDTGNKYLSKMYNDYWMLDNGFLEREQHGDLRDLILRPFAARDTVVVGPKDLLITAWQRMKLYDVSQLPVMEGDTIVGIVDESDVLLHVYGDEARFRDPVATAMVSKLDKVDVRAPIESLLPVFDRGHVAIVMDGDRFLGLITRIDLLNFLRRRVQ; from the coding sequence ATGGCGATCCACGACTCCATCCTCGAACTGGTCGGCGACACCCCGATCATCCGCGCGCGCGGCCTCGATACCGGGCCGTGCACGCTGTACCTGAAGCTGGAAAGCCAGAACCCCGGTGGCTCGATCAAGGATCGCATCGGCCTGTCGATGATCGAAGCGGCGGAAAGACGCGGCGACATCGAGCCCGGCGACACCCTGGTCGAAGGCACCGCCGGCAATACCGGCATCGGCCTGGCGCTGGTGGCGCAGCAGAAAGGCTACAAGCTGATCCTGGTCGTGCCCGACAAGATGAGCCGCGAGAAGATCTTCAATCTCAAGGCGATGGGCGCGCAGGTGGTGCTGACCCGCAGCGACGTCGCCAAGGGTCATCCCGACTACTACCAGGACATGGCCGAGCGCATCGCGCGGGAAACGCCGGGCGCCTACTTCATCAACCAGTTCGGCAATCCGGACAACCCGGCCGCGCACGAATTCGGCACCGGCCCGGAACTGCTGGCGCAGCTGGACAGCAAGCTGGACGCCATCGTGTTCGGCTGCGGCAGCAGTGGGACGATGACGGGACTGTCGCGTTTCCTCGCAAAGGAATCCCCGGCCACCGAACTGATCCTTGCCGATCCGGTCGGTTCGATCCTTGAGGAATACATCAACCGCGGTACGCTGAGTGAAAAGTCGGCGAGCTGGATGGTGGAAGGCATCGGCGAGGATTTCCTGCCGTCGATCTCCGACTTCACCCGCGTGAAGAAGGCCTACGCGATCAGCGACAAGGAAAGTTTCCTGACCGCGCGCGAGCTGCTGGAGAAGGAGGGCATCCTCGGCGGTTCCTCCACGGGCACCTTGCTGGCTGCCGCATTGAAGTATTGCCGCGAACAGACCACGCCGAAAATCGTGCTCACCTTCGTCTGCGACACCGGCAACAAGTACCTGTCGAAGATGTACAACGACTACTGGATGCTGGACAACGGTTTCCTGGAACGTGAGCAACACGGCGACCTGCGCGACCTGATCCTGCGCCCGTTCGCCGCGCGCGACACGGTGGTGGTTGGCCCGAAGGACCTGCTGATCACCGCCTGGCAGCGCATGAAACTCTATGACGTGAGCCAGTTGCCGGTGATGGAGGGCGACACCATCGTCGGCATCGTCGACGAATCCGATGTGCTGCTGCACGTGTATGGCGACGAAGCGCGCTTCCGCGATCCGGTCGCAACCGCGATGGTGAGCAAGCTGGACAAGGTGGACGTGCGCGCGCCGATCGAATCGTTGTTGCCGGTGTTCGATCGCGGCCACGTCGCCATCGTGATGGATGGTGACCGTTTCCTCGGTCTGATCACCCGCATTGATCTACTCAATTTCCTGCGCCGGCGCGTGCAGTAA
- a CDS encoding YdcH family protein, with protein sequence MFEGQPQAELEAMMKASPEFRQLYYRHQELDKQVLDAELGVLPLDDTTLGQMKREKLAAKDRLIRMYDSTH encoded by the coding sequence ATGTTCGAAGGACAACCGCAGGCGGAACTCGAAGCGATGATGAAAGCCAGTCCCGAGTTCCGGCAGCTGTATTACCGCCACCAGGAGCTCGACAAGCAGGTGCTGGATGCCGAACTTGGCGTACTGCCGCTGGACGACACCACCCTCGGCCAGATGAAGCGCGAGAAGCTCGCCGCCAAGGATCGCCTGATCCGGATGTACGACAGCACGCATTGA
- a CDS encoding OmpA family protein codes for MTFAMAGCASLPPPTAELDAAQQAVARADAADGDQYAAAELAQARAGLAQAQAAMARGRDDEARSAAVAAAADADLAQVLSRAAVTRAEFDQQQSQITELRGRLQIGATEAVQNPLDTAPATAPAAQRLQLLDADTRLNPFAQYERLQARQALAVAQAAGKRERVVAERLADRRVGVAEQAARIEAARRVIDGMERERSDLLVEASRLDAERARAEAERLRIEAQVQAEEAARLRAQAEQAEAVLDTAQIDQGARVTAAREKEAALARQEAELTAGATLPPMRKDSQGDVFTLAGDAFGSGQAQLTAKAAASVKALGLYLKTMNIGGVQVLGHTDSQGEAEANRALSQRRADAVRAALADAGFNRSRITAQGRGEDLPMADNSTAAGRAKNRRVEILVAN; via the coding sequence ATGACGTTCGCCATGGCGGGTTGCGCCAGCCTGCCGCCGCCAACGGCCGAGCTGGATGCCGCGCAGCAGGCCGTCGCCCGCGCCGATGCGGCCGATGGCGACCAGTACGCCGCCGCCGAACTGGCCCAGGCCCGCGCCGGCCTTGCGCAGGCGCAGGCCGCGATGGCACGTGGGCGCGACGACGAAGCGCGCAGCGCTGCAGTCGCCGCCGCCGCCGATGCCGACCTGGCACAGGTGCTGAGCCGCGCGGCAGTGACCCGCGCCGAATTCGACCAGCAGCAGTCGCAGATCACCGAGTTGCGCGGCCGCCTGCAGATCGGCGCGACGGAAGCCGTGCAGAACCCGCTGGATACCGCACCGGCCACCGCCCCTGCTGCGCAGCGCCTGCAATTGTTGGACGCCGATACCCGCCTGAACCCCTTCGCCCAGTACGAGCGCCTGCAGGCGCGGCAGGCGCTGGCAGTGGCGCAGGCGGCCGGCAAGCGCGAACGTGTGGTGGCCGAACGGCTGGCCGACCGCCGGGTCGGTGTTGCCGAGCAGGCGGCGCGGATCGAGGCTGCGCGGCGGGTGATCGATGGCATGGAGCGTGAGCGTAGCGACCTGCTGGTCGAAGCCAGCCGCCTCGATGCCGAGCGCGCCCGCGCCGAAGCCGAGCGCCTGCGCATCGAGGCGCAAGTACAAGCCGAGGAGGCCGCACGGCTGCGCGCACAGGCGGAGCAGGCCGAAGCGGTGCTAGATACCGCCCAGATCGACCAGGGCGCCCGGGTCACGGCGGCCCGTGAAAAGGAAGCGGCGCTGGCCCGCCAGGAGGCGGAATTGACGGCCGGCGCCACGCTGCCGCCGATGCGCAAGGACAGCCAGGGTGACGTGTTCACCCTGGCAGGCGACGCTTTCGGTTCCGGCCAGGCGCAGCTCACCGCGAAGGCTGCCGCCAGTGTGAAGGCACTGGGCCTGTACCTGAAGACGATGAATATCGGCGGCGTGCAAGTGCTGGGCCATACCGACAGCCAGGGCGAGGCGGAGGCAAACCGCGCGCTGTCGCAACGCCGCGCCGATGCGGTTAGGGCCGCCTTGGCCGATGCCGGTTTCAACCGCAGTCGGATCACTGCGCAAGGGCGGGGCGAGGATCTGCCAATGGCCGACAACAGCACTGCGGCTGGTCGCGCCAAGAACCGTCGGGTAGAGATTCTCGTTGCAAATTAA